Proteins encoded by one window of Candidatus Odinarchaeum yellowstonii:
- a CDS encoding RAMP superfamily CRISPR-associated protein — protein MHKTKFNELVLNITITPKSPLLVKAGGAQVNPALPDMQFVRTFHYEKGETIYIPGSSLKGVFRSYVERILRTLSSDQSKTACEITGENNCTKKIVDLMNERELKSWEIYQESCRVCKLFGNGKLKSRISFLDAYPEGELKTEVRYSVAISRLLQGVAAGPFEMETVVDGAFKTEIIITNFECWHLGLVALAFNGLNSGLVNIGFGKNKGFGRVELKVNKITLSASKETPRNEIWGVGRFTSREEAEQYGFNFNDVLRIETAPKECADILYRRVYDKEAWAEIAEKSIRILKEVLR, from the coding sequence ATGCATAAAACTAAATTCAATGAATTAGTATTAAATATAACTATAACGCCGAAAAGCCCCCTACTCGTAAAAGCAGGGGGGGCTCAAGTCAACCCGGCTCTCCCAGACATGCAGTTCGTTAGAACCTTCCACTATGAGAAAGGTGAAACCATTTATATTCCAGGATCTTCTTTGAAGGGCGTGTTCAGAAGCTATGTGGAAAGAATACTTAGAACACTATCCAGCGACCAATCTAAAACCGCCTGTGAAATCACAGGTGAAAATAATTGTACTAAGAAAATTGTTGATTTAATGAACGAACGTGAGTTGAAGAGCTGGGAAATCTATCAAGAATCTTGTAGAGTATGCAAGCTTTTCGGAAATGGAAAACTGAAAAGCCGCATATCATTCCTCGACGCTTATCCTGAAGGCGAGTTGAAAACGGAAGTACGGTACTCTGTAGCCATCTCACGGCTCTTGCAAGGTGTAGCAGCCGGGCCGTTCGAAATGGAGACCGTGGTTGACGGCGCTTTCAAAACAGAGATTATTATAACAAATTTCGAATGCTGGCACCTCGGACTTGTAGCATTAGCCTTTAACGGCTTAAACAGCGGTCTCGTCAACATAGGATTTGGAAAAAACAAGGGATTCGGCCGCGTTGAACTAAAAGTAAATAAGATTACACTATCCGCCTCAAAAGAGACTCCTAGAAACGAAATCTGGGGTGTTGGGAGGTTCACAAGCAGGGAAGAAGCAGAACAGTACGGCTTTAACTTTAACGATGTTTTAAGAATAGAAACCGCTCCCAAGGAGTGCGCTGATATTCTTTATCGTAGAGTCTATGATAAAGAAGCATGGGCTGAGATCGCTGAGAAATCTATTCGAATCCTCAAAGAGGTGCTGAGATGA
- the csx7 gene encoding CRISPR-associated RAMP protein Csx7 — MNDFSILKNRYFIKGELVTETPLHVGGGESLEPAGTDLPVLKTFYGAPYIPGSSIKGVFRSNIERILKTLDAEKVTFNGNRIWACNFLVRGESCIEKNKSLCTACQLFGSSSSKSQPGISSKIFFMDSHLSDGKAPVITEIKDCVAIDRDTGTAKDKGKFDYEIVPPGVRFKLEIIMENVEEEEVALIGLVLKLLERGEISLGGKTSTGLGRCHLEKIVIEKIEANRLLEYILDNKREPVNLDEIMKKFQNMLRKGEANA, encoded by the coding sequence GTGAATGATTTTTCAATTTTAAAGAACAGGTATTTTATAAAAGGTGAGCTGGTCACAGAAACCCCCTTACATGTAGGTGGAGGAGAGTCTCTTGAACCAGCTGGCACGGATCTACCTGTTTTAAAAACATTCTATGGAGCGCCTTATATTCCAGGTTCATCTATAAAAGGTGTTTTTAGATCAAATATTGAGAGAATTTTAAAAACTTTAGACGCTGAAAAAGTAACTTTTAACGGTAATAGAATTTGGGCGTGTAATTTCTTGGTTCGCGGGGAATCTTGTATTGAAAAAAACAAGTCTCTGTGCACAGCCTGCCAGTTATTCGGTTCATCGTCATCCAAATCTCAACCAGGGATTTCCTCTAAAATATTTTTCATGGACTCACATTTATCCGATGGGAAAGCTCCTGTGATAACTGAGATTAAAGACTGCGTAGCCATAGATCGGGATACGGGTACAGCTAAAGATAAAGGTAAATTTGACTATGAAATAGTTCCACCGGGTGTCCGATTCAAATTAGAAATAATCATGGAAAACGTTGAAGAAGAGGAGGTAGCTCTTATAGGATTAGTTTTAAAGCTCTTAGAGCGAGGGGAAATATCTTTAGGAGGTAAAACCTCCACAGGGCTAGGTAGATGTCATCTCGAGAAAATCGTGATTGAAAAAATCGAAGCAAACCGTCTTTTAGAGTATATTCTAGATAATAAGAGAGAACCGGTAAATTTAGATGAAATAATGAAAAAATTTCAAAACATGTTAAGAAAAGGTGAAGCCAATGCATAA
- a CDS encoding HD domain-containing protein has product MSDKLGTVVEAVNGVIESLHEKPVLADTRVKSVSLLDHLILTAGFAVAILKEILLRGRSPVEICGLKIEEGELLTLARIVGLLHDLGKDDEKHHEGHLERSVERVQALLSGKNLPDSYVKLVVDAVGRHHLSCNHRNLFEKIVCLSDFLASAGDRLELLRCESYEDITKINEGGFNLYQQIFEDQDGLCLISGDVDRVKDYVYESSRLPEIRGASELLNELNLNSIPEIFSKQLSKECLIYADGGGFLALSPIHLADTIIDMIQREYLDKSLTATITCVRSEPLSFFNFIYGLKPYSNKELAELNGEGVGRWLLESHFGKYSTPDKNEWFKERKTDSGGSRRCPVKGFGENVHALSSELRLKKSMKTTLPFFEAAPIALRCSSCGKRVASEKVIFSVEEEEYICRVCNLKRENGTGKKLLFREAFLRHLKLSQDEMEQAFSKFPENLDELAPEGEYMAYIYADGNETGSLLAEARSPTRYRSISNSLAKAVKNAVYTALSQIFGGKEGVVKNKLPFEIINIGGDDVSIIINSKFAFDFIIKFSEFFEESTKSLSEILELPPRRKITVSIGAVICKPKYPIYFVEKLASSLLKSAKKKAKELRESSNALIESTVNYLYFTNPIASESSEELLKEIYFNKSKSIYLTMRPFTLSEFKFLIEKSREFAGIFNSTQRNMLKRVLYQGKLQSANFLFYQLARLKDDINKARDLLKLIGKKFNCDDIGWRSSDSGMQTPLMDLLEIIDIEGESGESTAS; this is encoded by the coding sequence TTGTCTGATAAGTTGGGTACTGTTGTTGAAGCTGTTAATGGTGTTATTGAGTCTTTGCATGAGAAGCCTGTTTTAGCTGATACTCGTGTTAAATCTGTTTCTCTTCTCGATCATTTGATTTTAACAGCTGGATTCGCTGTGGCTATTTTAAAGGAGATTCTTCTTAGAGGTAGGTCTCCTGTTGAAATATGCGGTTTGAAGATTGAAGAGGGGGAGCTGCTTACTCTGGCTCGTATAGTTGGTTTACTGCATGATTTGGGTAAAGACGATGAAAAGCATCATGAGGGGCATTTGGAGCGTAGTGTTGAGCGTGTGCAAGCGCTTCTCTCAGGTAAGAATTTACCGGATTCTTATGTGAAGTTGGTTGTTGACGCGGTTGGCAGGCATCATTTGTCTTGTAATCATAGAAATTTGTTTGAGAAAATTGTTTGTTTATCTGATTTTTTAGCTTCAGCGGGTGATAGGCTTGAGCTTTTAAGATGTGAGTCATATGAGGATATAACTAAAATTAACGAGGGGGGTTTTAATCTCTACCAGCAGATTTTTGAAGATCAGGACGGGTTGTGTCTTATTTCCGGGGATGTGGATCGCGTTAAAGACTACGTGTATGAATCCAGCCGTTTACCTGAGATTAGAGGTGCTAGTGAACTCTTAAATGAATTAAATTTAAATAGCATCCCGGAAATTTTCTCTAAACAGCTTTCTAAAGAATGTTTAATTTACGCAGATGGCGGCGGTTTTCTAGCGCTTTCACCTATTCACTTAGCTGATACTATCATTGACATGATCCAACGCGAATATTTGGATAAGTCGTTGACTGCTACTATAACCTGTGTCAGAAGCGAACCTTTAAGCTTCTTTAACTTCATCTACGGTTTAAAACCCTACTCTAATAAGGAGCTTGCTGAGCTTAACGGTGAGGGTGTAGGTCGATGGCTTCTAGAAAGCCATTTTGGAAAATATTCAACTCCGGATAAAAATGAGTGGTTTAAGGAGAGGAAGACGGATAGCGGTGGCTCTAGAAGATGTCCTGTTAAAGGATTCGGAGAGAACGTGCACGCTCTCTCATCAGAGTTAAGGTTGAAAAAAAGTATGAAAACCACCCTACCCTTTTTTGAAGCAGCCCCGATTGCTCTAAGATGCAGCTCATGCGGTAAAAGAGTTGCATCTGAAAAAGTTATTTTTAGTGTGGAAGAAGAAGAATATATATGCAGGGTTTGTAATTTAAAGAGGGAAAATGGGACGGGTAAAAAACTGTTATTCCGTGAAGCGTTTTTAAGACATCTCAAATTATCTCAGGATGAGATGGAGCAAGCTTTTAGTAAGTTTCCTGAGAATTTAGATGAATTAGCGCCTGAAGGAGAATACATGGCCTACATATACGCTGATGGAAATGAAACGGGGTCACTTTTAGCAGAGGCTAGATCCCCCACCCGCTATCGGTCTATTTCAAATAGTTTAGCTAAAGCGGTTAAAAACGCGGTTTATACTGCGCTATCTCAAATATTTGGTGGAAAAGAAGGGGTGGTGAAAAATAAACTTCCATTCGAAATCATTAACATCGGCGGCGACGACGTATCAATTATTATTAATTCAAAGTTCGCGTTTGATTTCATAATTAAGTTTTCCGAGTTTTTTGAAGAGTCGACTAAAAGTTTAAGTGAAATATTAGAGTTACCTCCTAGAAGGAAGATTACAGTCTCCATCGGCGCTGTTATTTGTAAACCTAAATATCCCATCTACTTTGTGGAAAAACTGGCCAGCTCTCTTTTAAAATCAGCTAAGAAGAAAGCTAAAGAACTCCGTGAATCCTCCAATGCCCTTATAGAAAGCACAGTCAACTATCTTTATTTCACCAATCCCATCGCATCCGAGTCAAGTGAAGAACTTTTAAAAGAAATTTACTTTAATAAATCTAAATCTATATATCTCACCATGAGACCTTTCACCTTATCTGAGTTTAAATTTTTAATCGAGAAAAGTCGTGAGTTCGCTGGGATATTTAATTCAACTCAGAGAAACATGCTTAAGCGAGTTTTATACCAGGGGAAGCTGCAATCAGCCAACTTTTTATTTTACCAGTTAGCGCGATTAAAAGATGATATAAATAAAGCTCGTGACTTACTAAAACTGATAGGGAAAAAGTTTAATTGTGATGATATTGGCTGGAGAAGCAGCGACAGCGGTATGCAGACACCTTTAATGGATTTATTAGAGATTATTGATATTGAAGGTGAAAGCGGTGAATCAACTGCTAGTTAA
- a CDS encoding RAMP superfamily CRISPR-associated protein translates to MNQLLVNIRFKLKSSLHSSGDRKIFGVDKAVYLDPVDSTPAVPATSFKGLLRRSLESILKSRKIKVCDSPRPDSMCASRDEACIICRFFGSPIIKSPLIFSDVKIKSPLIENRTGIAINRSTRTVLEDHLFTTQIVSGKELETSVKGFFEKFDDCLVAAALLYLGVKLIFGIGASASRGLGWIEFKEFNAKVDGKLLDEKQVLNKIAEVLSL, encoded by the coding sequence GTGAATCAACTGCTAGTTAATATTAGATTTAAGTTAAAATCCTCTTTGCATAGCAGTGGCGATAGAAAAATCTTCGGAGTTGATAAAGCAGTATATTTAGACCCAGTTGATTCAACACCCGCTGTTCCAGCAACATCTTTTAAAGGTTTATTACGCCGGAGCCTAGAGAGCATTCTAAAATCGCGTAAAATTAAAGTCTGCGATTCTCCTAGACCAGATTCTATGTGTGCTAGTAGGGATGAGGCCTGCATTATATGCCGGTTTTTCGGCTCCCCTATTATTAAATCCCCTCTTATATTTAGCGATGTTAAAATTAAATCACCGCTTATTGAAAACAGAACAGGGATTGCGATAAACAGATCTACTAGAACTGTTTTAGAAGACCATTTATTTACAACCCAAATAGTTAGCGGTAAAGAGCTTGAAACAAGTGTGAAAGGATTCTTCGAAAAATTTGATGACTGTCTAGTAGCGGCAGCTCTACTATATTTAGGGGTTAAATTAATATTCGGAATAGGGGCAAGCGCCTCTAGAGGACTAGGCTGGATTGAATTCAAAGAGTTTAATGCAAAAGTAGACGGTAAACTCTTAGATGAAAAACAGGTTTTAAATAAGATAGCCGAGGTTTTATCGCTATGA
- the csx10 gene encoding CRISPR-associated RAMP protein Csx10, producing the protein MSLSYISLKPETPLRLGGVKYKSQYLATEEFISGAIVRGTLAEYMILNGRKSEIKNLVKNIRFGFLYPSYHPDILSYPIPLTALTCKSDFGFKSNKGHGVFDQLIPLIAFKELEKQGAKFPVAFTFKCKECMGRMENINGYYIKDENYKIIRTERYTQTKTAINRIRKSAEEKMIYSVTAIKPKVYIENKPHDIFFNGKIYPESEIVDEVLKALNSIGIGSHTTRGYGKVSARRISVKEHEPLIKRIQSFNEKLSEVWSELLSIVKSDSLPKEPDATYFSVDLISPAILDDNGVPTLKLTIPVKGDKIEPILFSTKPVYLSGWSTSWTLPKPSTYGAAPGSTYVFKINKSLDDFTPVLERLEFEGIGKRRDEGYGEVKICSAFHMEVNQI; encoded by the coding sequence ATGAGTTTAAGCTATATCTCTTTGAAGCCTGAAACCCCGTTAAGATTAGGTGGAGTTAAATATAAATCTCAATACCTAGCAACCGAGGAATTTATTTCAGGCGCGATTGTTAGAGGTACCTTAGCTGAATATATGATCCTAAATGGGAGAAAATCGGAGATTAAAAATTTAGTTAAAAATATTCGCTTCGGCTTTCTCTACCCCTCTTATCACCCGGATATATTATCTTACCCTATTCCTTTAACAGCTTTAACGTGTAAAAGCGATTTCGGGTTTAAATCAAACAAAGGACACGGTGTCTTCGATCAGCTAATACCTTTAATCGCCTTCAAAGAGCTTGAAAAACAAGGCGCAAAATTTCCAGTAGCTTTCACATTTAAATGTAAAGAGTGCATGGGGAGAATGGAAAACATAAACGGCTATTACATTAAAGACGAAAACTATAAAATTATTAGAACTGAAAGATACACGCAGACAAAGACAGCGATAAATAGAATCAGGAAATCCGCTGAGGAAAAAATGATCTACTCAGTTACAGCTATTAAACCTAAAGTATATATAGAAAATAAGCCCCATGATATTTTCTTTAACGGTAAAATCTACCCTGAAAGCGAAATCGTCGACGAAGTTTTAAAAGCATTGAATTCTATAGGAATAGGATCTCACACAACTAGGGGGTATGGTAAAGTTTCAGCTCGGAGAATCTCCGTTAAAGAACATGAACCTTTAATTAAAAGAATACAATCATTTAATGAAAAATTAAGCGAGGTTTGGAGCGAACTCCTTTCTATTGTAAAATCTGACAGCCTACCTAAAGAACCGGACGCCACATATTTCTCAGTAGACTTAATCTCACCTGCAATACTAGATGATAATGGCGTTCCAACTTTAAAATTAACTATACCAGTAAAAGGAGATAAAATTGAGCCTATACTATTTTCAACTAAACCAGTTTATCTAAGCGGCTGGTCGACTAGCTGGACTCTACCAAAACCCTCTACGTATGGGGCTGCTCCAGGGTCGACTTACGTTTTTAAAATAAATAAAAGTTTAGATGATTTCACTCCCGTGTTAGAGAGATTAGAGTTTGAAGGGATTGGAAAAAGAAGAGATGAAGGTTACGGTGAAGTGAAGATATGTAGCGCATTTCACATGGAGGTGAACCAAATATGA